A genomic region of Streptomyces rimosus contains the following coding sequences:
- a CDS encoding YigZ family protein — protein sequence MQEQYRTLAREGVHEIEINKSRFICSLAPVATETEAQDFIARVRREHPTARHNCFAYVLGADGGVQKASDDGEPGGTAGVPMLQMLVRREVRYVVAVVTRYFGGIKLGAGGLIRAYGGVVGEALDALGTVTRQRFRLVTVTVDHQRAGRVENDLRTTGRAVREVTYGADVRIEVGLPESDLDAFRAWLADTTAGTAGLEMGGEAYG from the coding sequence ATGCAGGAGCAGTACCGGACTCTCGCGCGCGAGGGTGTTCACGAGATCGAGATCAACAAGTCCCGCTTCATCTGCTCGCTCGCCCCGGTGGCGACCGAGACCGAGGCCCAGGACTTCATCGCGCGCGTCCGCAGGGAGCACCCCACCGCGCGGCACAACTGCTTCGCGTACGTCCTCGGGGCCGACGGCGGGGTGCAGAAAGCCAGCGACGACGGTGAGCCGGGCGGTACCGCGGGGGTGCCGATGCTCCAGATGCTGGTGCGCCGTGAGGTCCGGTACGTCGTCGCGGTCGTCACCCGCTACTTCGGCGGCATCAAGCTGGGCGCCGGCGGCCTGATCCGCGCGTACGGGGGTGTGGTCGGCGAGGCCCTGGACGCGCTGGGCACGGTGACCCGGCAGCGCTTCCGGCTGGTCACCGTCACGGTCGACCACCAGCGCGCGGGGCGGGTGGAGAACGATCTGCGGACCACGGGGCGCGCGGTGCGCGAGGTGACGTACGGGGCCGACGTACGGATCGAGGTCGGGCTGCCGGAATCCGACCTGGACGCGTTTCGCGCCTGGCTGGCGGATACGACGGCGGGC